The following coding sequences are from one Bradyrhizobium sp. 200 window:
- the ggt gene encoding gamma-glutamyltransferase, which yields MRNFHFAGRSTVHAQNAMVATSHPEAALTAIDVMRAGGTAADAAVAACALLGVIEPQSTGIGGDCFALIQPKGEGKIVAYNGSGRAPMAATAEWYLERKIHSVPLTSAHAVSIPGAIDAWDTILRDHGKMGLDTLLQPAIKAAEEGYVVAPRIAFDWKNQFEKLKNGTNTERYLLPHGKPAVAGDVIHQPELGKTLRAIAKNGRDAFYSGEIAADMVETLRGIGGLHTLEDFAAHLTETTSPIGTMYKGHDVWQCPPNGPGITMLVMLNILSRFDLTKFAPLSIERFHLEAEAARIAYMMREQYIGDPQQVHVDVAGILAKEFAEEHIRNIRMDRLLDLPNVAPPMNPSTVYITVVDKDRNVCSFINSIAHSFGSAIVSSKTGILLQNRAGGFRIQPGHPNCIAPGKRPLHTIIPSLATKSGRAVMPFGVMGGQYQPVGQTHVLTNMLDYGCDVQEAIDMPRGLHYEGVYQLEDSVPAAIVEGLKKIGHKTTSVVGPLGGGQAIWIDWDKGTLTGGSDPRKDGCALGY from the coding sequence ATGAGGAATTTCCATTTCGCCGGCCGCTCCACGGTCCATGCCCAGAACGCGATGGTGGCAACCTCGCATCCGGAGGCCGCGTTGACCGCGATCGACGTCATGCGGGCGGGCGGCACGGCAGCCGACGCCGCCGTCGCAGCCTGCGCGCTGCTCGGGGTCATCGAGCCGCAGTCGACCGGCATCGGCGGCGATTGCTTTGCGCTGATCCAGCCGAAGGGCGAAGGCAAGATCGTCGCTTATAACGGCTCCGGCCGTGCGCCGATGGCCGCGACGGCCGAATGGTACCTCGAGCGCAAGATCCACTCGGTGCCGCTGACTTCGGCCCATGCGGTGAGCATTCCCGGAGCGATCGATGCGTGGGACACGATCCTGCGCGACCACGGCAAGATGGGGCTCGACACCCTGCTGCAACCCGCGATCAAGGCGGCCGAAGAAGGCTATGTGGTCGCCCCCCGCATCGCCTTCGACTGGAAGAACCAGTTCGAGAAGCTGAAGAACGGCACGAACACCGAGCGCTATCTTTTGCCGCACGGCAAGCCGGCGGTGGCCGGTGACGTGATCCATCAGCCTGAACTGGGCAAAACGCTGCGCGCGATCGCCAAGAACGGCCGCGATGCGTTCTACAGCGGCGAGATCGCGGCCGACATGGTGGAAACCCTGCGCGGCATCGGCGGCCTGCACACGCTGGAGGATTTCGCCGCGCATTTGACGGAGACGACGTCGCCGATCGGCACGATGTACAAGGGCCACGACGTCTGGCAGTGCCCACCGAATGGCCCGGGCATCACCATGCTTGTCATGCTGAACATCCTGTCCCGCTTCGACCTGACGAAGTTCGCGCCGCTCAGCATAGAGCGCTTCCATCTCGAAGCCGAAGCTGCGCGCATCGCCTACATGATGCGCGAGCAATATATCGGCGACCCGCAGCAGGTTCATGTCGACGTCGCGGGCATCCTCGCGAAGGAATTCGCCGAGGAGCACATCAGGAACATCAGGATGGACCGGCTGCTTGATCTGCCGAATGTCGCGCCGCCGATGAACCCGTCCACCGTCTACATCACCGTGGTCGACAAGGACCGCAACGTCTGCTCGTTCATCAACTCGATCGCGCATTCCTTCGGCTCCGCGATCGTGTCCAGCAAGACCGGCATCCTCCTGCAGAACCGTGCCGGCGGCTTCCGCATTCAGCCGGGCCATCCCAACTGCATCGCGCCCGGTAAGCGGCCGCTGCACACGATCATACCGAGCCTTGCGACGAAGAGCGGCCGCGCGGTAATGCCGTTCGGCGTGATGGGCGGACAGTATCAGCCGGTGGGGCAGACCCATGTGCTGACCAACATGCTCGACTATGGCTGCGACGTGCAGGAAGCCATCGATATGCCGCGCGGCCTGCATTACGAGGGCGTCTACCAGCTCGAGGACAGCGTGCCGGCCGCCATCGTCGAGGGGCTCAAGAAGATCGGCCACAAGACCACCAGCGTCGTCGGCCCGCTCGGCGGCGGTCAGGCGATCTGGATCGACTGGGACAAGGGCACGCTGACCGGCGGCTCCGATCCCCGCAAGGACGGTTGCGCGCTGGGGTACTGA
- a CDS encoding FKBP-type peptidyl-prolyl cis-trans isomerase: MRFSRRTFIRTACAAVAATVSTPAAIRMASAQTAGKPMTTASGLQIIDSKVGTGASPKPGQTCVMHYTGWLYENGQKGKKFDSSVDRNEPFEFPIGQRQVIAGWDEGVASMKVGGKRTLIIPPALGYGARGAGGLIPPNATLMFDVELLAVK; encoded by the coding sequence ATGCGCTTCTCCCGACGCACGTTCATCCGGACCGCATGTGCCGCCGTAGCGGCCACGGTTTCCACGCCCGCTGCCATCAGGATGGCTTCGGCCCAGACCGCAGGAAAACCCATGACCACAGCTTCAGGCTTGCAGATCATCGACAGCAAGGTCGGCACCGGCGCCTCGCCGAAACCCGGCCAGACTTGCGTCATGCATTATACCGGATGGCTCTACGAGAACGGCCAGAAGGGCAAGAAGTTCGATTCCTCCGTCGATCGTAACGAGCCGTTCGAATTTCCGATCGGTCAGCGTCAGGTGATCGCGGGCTGGGACGAGGGCGTGGCCTCCATGAAGGTCGGCGGCAAGCGGACGCTGATCATTCCGCCCGCGCTCGGTTACGGCGCGCGGGGCGCCGGCGGCCTCATCCCGCCGAACGCGACGTTGATGTTCGACGTCGAATTGCTCGCGGTGAAGTGA
- a CDS encoding D-2-hydroxyacid dehydrogenase family protein — MKVSVLDDYFDTVRTLDCFRKLSGHDVTIWNDHVQDVDVLAERLQDTEALVLIRERTQIRNALLERLPKLKLISQRSVYPHIDIDTCTRLGIVVSSGQHADTPSYATAEFTWGLILAAMRAIPQQMAALKAGKWQIGVGHTLRGKTLGIYGYGRIGAVVAGYGKAFGMNVLVWAREPALAKARADGYATAASKADFFERCDVLSLHMRLVDATRGIVKAEDLARMKPSALLVNTSRAPLIEPNALVNALRAGRPGMAAVDVYEKEPHRDVNDPLLTMDNVVCTPHLGYVSRDEYEIQFTDIFDQILAHAAGTPTNVVNPDVMSRRR, encoded by the coding sequence GTGAAGGTCTCGGTCCTCGACGATTACTTCGACACGGTGCGCACCCTCGATTGTTTTCGGAAACTGTCCGGACATGACGTCACGATCTGGAACGATCATGTCCAGGACGTCGACGTGCTGGCAGAGCGCCTGCAGGACACCGAGGCGCTGGTCCTGATCCGCGAGCGCACGCAGATACGCAACGCCCTGCTGGAACGCCTGCCGAAACTGAAGCTGATCAGCCAGCGCAGCGTCTATCCGCATATCGACATCGATACCTGCACCCGGCTCGGCATCGTCGTGTCGTCGGGCCAGCACGCCGATACGCCGTCCTATGCGACCGCCGAATTCACCTGGGGCCTGATCCTGGCGGCGATGCGCGCCATCCCGCAGCAGATGGCGGCGCTGAAAGCCGGCAAATGGCAGATCGGCGTCGGCCATACGCTGCGCGGCAAGACGCTCGGCATCTATGGCTACGGGCGGATCGGCGCCGTTGTCGCCGGTTACGGCAAGGCGTTCGGCATGAACGTGCTGGTATGGGCGCGCGAACCGGCGCTCGCGAAAGCCCGTGCCGACGGCTACGCGACTGCCGCAAGCAAGGCTGATTTCTTCGAACGATGCGACGTGCTTTCGCTGCACATGCGCCTGGTCGATGCCACGCGCGGTATCGTCAAGGCGGAAGATCTCGCGCGGATGAAGCCTTCGGCGCTCCTGGTCAACACCAGCCGCGCGCCGCTGATCGAGCCGAACGCGCTGGTTAATGCGCTGCGCGCCGGCAGGCCCGGCATGGCGGCGGTCGATGTCTATGAAAAGGAGCCGCACCGCGACGTCAACGATCCGCTGCTGACCATGGATAACGTGGTCTGCACGCCGCATCTCGGCTACGTCTCGCGGGACGAATACGAAATCCAGTTCACGGATATTTTTGACCAGATCCTGGCCCATGCCGCGGGCACGCCGACGAATGTCGTCAATCCGGATGTGATGTCCAGGCGGCGTTGA
- a CDS encoding cupin domain-containing protein yields MTGTHDHTHSHDHDHSHADTERWKHDGVRVIPGNQLDPNVPSTAGMDRKAAINFARVGAQKLWAGTVTIRPDAKTGAHHHGHLESIIYVVKGKARMRWGEHLQFTAEAGPGDFIFVPPYVPHQEINASRDEVLECVLVRSDGEAVAINLDIEPVEKPETVLWIDPVHRDPAEKK; encoded by the coding sequence ATGACCGGGACGCACGACCACACCCATTCTCACGATCACGACCACTCGCACGCCGATACTGAGCGCTGGAAGCATGACGGCGTCCGCGTTATTCCCGGCAATCAGCTTGATCCCAACGTGCCGTCGACTGCGGGCATGGACCGCAAGGCCGCGATCAATTTCGCCCGCGTCGGCGCGCAGAAATTATGGGCGGGTACCGTGACGATCCGGCCCGACGCCAAGACCGGCGCGCATCATCACGGCCATCTCGAAAGCATCATCTATGTCGTGAAGGGCAAGGCGCGGATGCGCTGGGGCGAGCACCTGCAATTTACCGCGGAAGCCGGTCCCGGCGATTTCATCTTCGTGCCGCCCTACGTGCCGCATCAGGAGATCAATGCCAGCCGTGACGAGGTACTGGAATGCGTGCTGGTGCGCAGCGACGGCGAGGCGGTGGCGATCAACCTCGACATCGAGCCGGTGGAAAAGCCGGAGACCGTGCTGTGGATCGATCCGGTGCACCGCGATCCCGCCGAGAAGAAGTGA
- a CDS encoding enoyl-CoA hydratase/isomerase family protein: MTLVRYESTGHVATITMDRKSSHNALNNTLCDELRQAWQRFHDSDDRVAVLASAEDAYFSVGADVKDLPVNMWHAVPGLGVELDKPVIAATSGWVVGGAFVLVQMADMCVASETTRFIYPEGKIGTTAGGISSVMARMPHKIAMEFLLVGEEMSAERAYQIGFVNKVAPKGQHVALAQEMAAKIAANAPLVVRALKKLARDAMPKGPLEGVAEVRRLLDVIRDSEDLKEGVKAFAEKRKPDFKGQ, encoded by the coding sequence ATGACGCTTGTTCGCTACGAGAGCACGGGTCACGTCGCGACGATCACGATGGATCGCAAATCCTCGCACAACGCGCTCAACAACACACTGTGTGACGAACTGCGGCAGGCCTGGCAGCGTTTCCACGACAGCGACGATCGCGTAGCGGTACTCGCTTCAGCCGAGGACGCGTATTTCTCGGTTGGCGCCGACGTGAAGGATCTCCCCGTCAACATGTGGCACGCCGTGCCGGGATTGGGCGTCGAACTCGACAAGCCGGTGATTGCCGCGACATCCGGATGGGTGGTCGGCGGCGCCTTCGTGCTGGTGCAGATGGCGGACATGTGCGTGGCGTCGGAGACGACGCGCTTCATCTATCCCGAGGGCAAGATCGGCACCACCGCCGGCGGCATTTCCTCGGTGATGGCGCGAATGCCGCACAAGATCGCCATGGAGTTTCTCTTGGTCGGCGAGGAGATGTCGGCGGAGCGCGCCTACCAGATCGGCTTCGTGAACAAGGTCGCGCCGAAGGGACAGCATGTCGCACTCGCCCAGGAGATGGCGGCCAAAATCGCTGCCAACGCGCCGCTGGTAGTCCGGGCGCTGAAGAAACTCGCCCGCGACGCCATGCCCAAGGGGCCGCTGGAAGGGGTTGCCGAGGTCCGCCGGCTGCTCGATGTCATCCGGGACAGTGAAGACCTGAAGGAAGGCGTCAAGGCGTTCGCCGAAAAGCGCAAGCCCGACTTCAAGGGCCAATAG
- a CDS encoding VOC family protein: protein MAKMIFVNLPVSDLARSTAFYQAIGGDKNPQFSDDTASCMVFSESIYVMLLTHDKYRQFTSKKIADAKATSQVLICLSADGRDAVDDMVAKAQGAGGGADPGPKQDYGFMYGRSFEDPDGHHWEVMWMDVAAATASQSAA from the coding sequence ATGGCCAAAATGATCTTCGTCAACCTGCCGGTCAGCGATCTCGCCCGCTCCACTGCCTTCTATCAGGCGATCGGTGGCGACAAGAACCCGCAATTCTCCGACGACACGGCGTCCTGCATGGTGTTTTCCGAGAGCATCTACGTAATGCTGCTGACCCACGACAAATATCGCCAGTTCACTTCGAAGAAGATTGCCGACGCCAAGGCCACAAGCCAGGTCCTGATCTGCCTTTCCGCCGACGGCCGCGACGCGGTGGACGACATGGTCGCCAAGGCGCAAGGAGCGGGCGGCGGCGCCGATCCGGGCCCGAAGCAGGATTATGGCTTCATGTACGGCCGCAGCTTCGAAGATCCCGATGGTCACCACTGGGAAGTAATGTGGATGGATGTAGCTGCAGCAACCGCTTCGCAGTCCGCTGCCTGA
- a CDS encoding VOC family protein, translated as MSKISPCLWFNGEAEEAANLYVSLLPDSRIEKVQRNPMDSPGGKAGGVLVVEFTVAGQRFMALNGGMKMEYTHAVSFKIDCADQAEVDRLWDALLANGGEAGKCGWLKDRYGVSWQIVPTALPKYLGGADKAGAQRAMQAMMGMAKLDIEDLKRAYEGKSAA; from the coding sequence ATGTCCAAGATTTCCCCCTGCCTGTGGTTCAACGGCGAGGCTGAGGAAGCCGCCAACCTCTACGTTTCACTGCTGCCCGATTCCCGGATAGAGAAAGTCCAGCGCAACCCTATGGATAGTCCCGGCGGAAAGGCCGGCGGCGTGCTGGTAGTGGAGTTCACGGTAGCCGGCCAGCGCTTCATGGCGCTGAACGGCGGGATGAAGATGGAATACACGCACGCCGTCTCCTTCAAGATCGACTGTGCCGATCAGGCCGAGGTCGACCGGTTGTGGGATGCGCTGTTGGCAAATGGCGGCGAGGCCGGAAAATGCGGCTGGCTGAAGGATCGCTACGGCGTGTCGTGGCAGATCGTGCCGACCGCGCTGCCAAAATATCTCGGCGGCGCGGACAAAGCCGGTGCGCAGCGGGCCATGCAGGCCATGATGGGCATGGCCAAGCTCGATATCGAGGACCTGAAGCGCGCGTATGAAGGCAAGAGCGCTGCTTAA
- a CDS encoding phospholipid carrier-dependent glycosyltransferase has translation MMRTGIIAAVLFVLAHFAMLIGVTAPEKFYFDEVHYVPAARQMLEPVMPQPMLNPMHPPLAKQFIALSIHSLGDGPLGWRYPGVLFGSLAIVAVYLCGLALFAAQGPAIAASLLAFFNQMLFVQSRIAMLDIFALTFSLFAIAAFMHGFRRQRPHLWFALAGTGLGLSIACKWSGLFVLAVCIVIVAVIRLMQSWRTQFADARPDDWYRPDLWPGFKTWHFAACFFLIPAAVYLATFIPLYGFSIPNILEAQRRIFSDNTTTAIAGHTYMSSWPSWPFLVRPVWYLFDKIGDDRIAAVVFLGNPLILWPALIAVTVCLRDWIVTRRVDAFLVLAFYFGPYLAWALLPRTLGFIYYYLPAATTASFALVYALRRGSTPGWLLWAYVAIGFTGFAVMLPISAAFIGTSMATFSRLMIFQNWI, from the coding sequence ATGATGCGCACGGGCATCATCGCAGCAGTGCTCTTTGTTCTCGCGCATTTCGCGATGCTGATCGGGGTCACCGCGCCAGAGAAATTCTACTTCGACGAGGTGCATTACGTGCCGGCGGCGCGGCAAATGCTCGAGCCGGTGATGCCGCAGCCGATGCTCAATCCGATGCATCCGCCGCTTGCAAAGCAGTTCATCGCGCTGTCGATCCATTCGTTAGGTGACGGGCCGCTGGGCTGGCGCTATCCGGGCGTACTGTTCGGATCGCTCGCCATCGTCGCGGTGTATCTGTGCGGCCTGGCGCTGTTCGCGGCCCAGGGGCCGGCCATCGCGGCGAGCCTGCTCGCATTTTTCAACCAGATGCTGTTCGTGCAATCGCGGATCGCGATGCTGGATATCTTTGCGCTCACCTTCAGCCTGTTTGCCATCGCGGCGTTCATGCACGGCTTTCGAAGACAGCGGCCGCATTTGTGGTTCGCGCTTGCCGGGACCGGCCTCGGCCTGTCGATCGCCTGCAAATGGAGCGGGCTGTTCGTGCTCGCGGTCTGCATCGTCATCGTCGCCGTGATCCGCCTGATGCAAAGCTGGCGCACCCAGTTCGCCGACGCCCGGCCCGACGACTGGTACCGGCCCGATCTTTGGCCCGGCTTCAAGACCTGGCACTTTGCGGCGTGCTTCTTTCTGATTCCGGCCGCCGTCTATCTTGCGACGTTCATTCCGCTGTACGGATTTTCCATTCCAAATATCCTGGAAGCGCAGCGGCGGATCTTCAGCGATAACACCACGACCGCGATCGCGGGCCACACCTACATGAGTTCGTGGCCGTCCTGGCCGTTCCTGGTGCGCCCGGTCTGGTATCTCTTCGACAAGATCGGCGATGACCGGATCGCCGCCGTCGTCTTTCTCGGCAACCCCTTGATCCTGTGGCCGGCGCTGATTGCGGTCACGGTCTGCCTGCGCGACTGGATCGTGACGCGGCGGGTGGATGCATTCCTGGTGCTGGCGTTCTATTTCGGTCCCTATCTCGCCTGGGCTCTGCTGCCGCGAACGCTGGGCTTCATCTATTACTACTTGCCCGCCGCGACCACGGCGAGCTTTGCGCTGGTCTATGCCTTAAGACGCGGCAGCACGCCTGGCTGGCTGCTCTGGGCCTATGTTGCGATCGGCTTTACAGGCTTCGCCGTAATGTTGCCGATATCGGCCGCGTTCATAGGCACTTCGATGGCGACGTTCAGCCGCCTGATGATCTTCCAGAACTGGATTTGA
- a CDS encoding ATP-binding protein, which produces MWAFFERLLDSSMFAPHGICLLWEPQLIWLHVASDIVIASAYFSIPVALSIFVSKRRDVDFGWVFWAFALFIMACGVGHVMSIVTLWYPIYGIEGLVKAMTAAASIVTAAMLWPLLPKVLALPSPSQLRAAEVALAQEGMYRREAEDMLRQSQKMEAIGQLTGGVAHDFNNLLTIISGNLEIADRCLHSWSDATRERLTRVIANAANGAQRAAMLTQRLLAFARRQPLDPKRTSVNQQIAGMSDFFRRTLGETVDLEVVGGTDLWQVEVDPSQLEAAILNLVVNAKDAMNAKDAKISGAMANSGRLRIETSNVSVDEGFRQQNAGVPAGEYVLIAVSDTGSGMPREVQEKAFDPFFTTKQPGQGTGLGLSQVYGFVKQSGGEIKIYSEVGQGTTIRIYLPRAAVAPEIAGQGEAPLVGSLGSETVLVVEDECDVRSYLVETLKDLNYRVREAANGAAALALFDANPFRIDLLLTDIVMPGLNGRELADQLHHRQTGLRVLFMTGYSRDAIVHQGRLDPGVSLLQKPVTQALLASKIREILDKA; this is translated from the coding sequence ATGTGGGCCTTCTTTGAACGTCTGCTCGATTCATCGATGTTCGCACCACACGGAATATGCCTGCTGTGGGAACCGCAGTTGATCTGGCTCCACGTCGCTTCGGATATCGTCATTGCCTCCGCCTATTTTTCGATTCCCGTGGCGCTGTCGATCTTCGTCTCGAAGCGCCGCGATGTCGATTTCGGATGGGTGTTCTGGGCGTTCGCGCTGTTCATCATGGCGTGCGGCGTCGGCCACGTGATGTCGATCGTCACGCTTTGGTATCCGATCTACGGCATCGAAGGCCTCGTCAAGGCGATGACGGCTGCGGCGTCGATCGTGACGGCGGCGATGCTGTGGCCGCTGTTGCCGAAGGTGCTCGCGCTGCCCTCGCCATCGCAGCTTCGTGCGGCCGAAGTCGCGCTCGCGCAGGAAGGCATGTACCGGCGCGAGGCCGAGGACATGCTTCGGCAGTCGCAGAAGATGGAAGCGATCGGGCAACTGACGGGCGGCGTGGCGCACGATTTCAACAACCTGCTTACGATCATCAGCGGCAATCTCGAGATTGCCGATCGCTGCTTGCACTCGTGGAGCGACGCCACGCGTGAACGATTGACGCGTGTGATCGCCAATGCCGCAAACGGCGCACAGCGCGCGGCGATGTTGACGCAGCGCCTGCTGGCGTTTGCGCGCCGGCAACCGCTCGATCCCAAACGGACCAGCGTCAATCAGCAAATCGCCGGCATGTCGGATTTTTTCAGGCGGACGCTCGGCGAGACCGTCGATCTCGAAGTCGTCGGCGGCACCGATCTCTGGCAGGTCGAGGTCGATCCGAGCCAGCTCGAAGCGGCGATTCTCAATCTGGTCGTGAACGCCAAGGACGCCATGAATGCCAAGGATGCCAAAATCTCGGGCGCGATGGCCAACAGCGGCAGATTGAGGATCGAAACCAGCAACGTTTCCGTCGACGAGGGCTTTCGGCAACAGAACGCGGGCGTGCCGGCGGGGGAATATGTATTGATCGCGGTGAGCGATACCGGCTCCGGAATGCCGCGGGAAGTTCAGGAGAAAGCGTTCGATCCGTTTTTTACGACCAAGCAACCGGGGCAGGGCACCGGCCTCGGATTGAGCCAGGTCTACGGCTTCGTCAAGCAATCCGGCGGCGAGATCAAGATATACAGCGAGGTCGGGCAGGGAACGACAATCAGGATCTACCTGCCCCGCGCCGCTGTCGCCCCCGAGATCGCAGGGCAGGGCGAGGCGCCCCTGGTCGGCAGTCTCGGGAGCGAGACCGTCCTGGTGGTCGAGGACGAATGCGATGTGAGGTCGTATCTGGTCGAGACGCTGAAGGACCTGAACTACCGGGTTCGCGAGGCGGCGAACGGCGCGGCCGCGCTGGCGTTGTTCGACGCCAATCCGTTCCGGATCGATCTGCTGCTGACCGACATCGTGATGCCTGGCCTGAACGGCCGCGAACTGGCCGATCAACTGCATCATCGCCAAACCGGCCTGAGAGTCCTGTTCATGACCGGCTATTCGCGGGATGCGATCGTGCATCAGGGGCGGCTGGATCCCGGGGTGTCGCTGCTGCAGAAGCCCGTCACCCAGGCGTTGCTGGCATCAAAGATCAGGGAAATTCTCGACAAGGCGTAG
- a CDS encoding OmpA family protein, which produces MSRYLSIMTISAALSMTAGLAVAGDTVSADKILDALKPKPGVTRGLSTGPQQPVDAAVQAKETSFVNTLRNRKTRSLSLGERQEIAELAATKPKIDLEIQFDYNSADISKNSVTAVQELGKALSDTSLKGSTFVVAGHTDAIGGEAYNQDLSERRADTIKKYLTEKYGITGSNLVTVGYGKTKPKDPNAPMDPINRRVQVVNMDTKTASK; this is translated from the coding sequence ATGAGCCGCTACCTTTCGATCATGACTATCAGTGCCGCGCTGTCGATGACGGCGGGTCTCGCTGTCGCCGGCGACACCGTCTCGGCCGACAAAATCCTGGACGCCCTCAAGCCGAAGCCGGGCGTAACCCGCGGCCTTTCGACCGGCCCGCAGCAGCCGGTGGACGCCGCCGTGCAGGCCAAGGAAACCAGCTTCGTCAACACACTGCGCAACCGCAAGACGCGGTCGCTGTCGCTCGGCGAGCGCCAGGAGATTGCGGAACTCGCCGCGACCAAGCCGAAGATCGATCTCGAAATCCAGTTCGACTACAATTCGGCCGACATCAGCAAGAATTCGGTGACCGCCGTACAGGAGCTCGGCAAGGCACTCTCCGATACGAGCCTGAAGGGTTCGACCTTCGTGGTTGCCGGTCATACCGACGCGATCGGCGGCGAGGCGTATAACCAGGATCTTTCCGAGCGCCGCGCCGATACGATCAAGAAGTACCTGACCGAGAAGTACGGCATCACCGGTTCCAATCTCGTGACCGTTGGTTACGGCAAGACCAAGCCGAAGGATCCGAATGCGCCGATGGACCCGATCAACCGCCGCGTTCAAGTCGTCAACATGGACACCAAGACCGCGTCAAAGTAA
- a CDS encoding ABC transporter permease, translating into MADDMLLVAGSWAAAMLRSSTPLMMVTLGETLTQRVGIVNLGVEGQMLCGACVGFAVAAQSGSPALGLAAGAIAGLLLALIHGVLCLGCGANQIGSGIAVWTLGLGLTSYFGRSAVGGKVSGLSPLAGPGFADLPFAGPILSQLTPIAPLAIIIVLAAGFWLYRTRTGLNWRIVGESFQTARALGIRPTIVQAQGILAGGLLSGFAGAILSVDYTQTWANEMTKGRGFVAVGLVIVARWNPYLVLPVVLLFGLSEAATLRLQATGLTLSPYLIACLPYVVCLLCVVIVSIREGRIGGMPAELISVFGRRG; encoded by the coding sequence ATGGCTGACGACATGCTGCTGGTCGCGGGCTCGTGGGCCGCTGCAATGCTGCGCTCATCGACGCCGCTGATGATGGTGACACTCGGTGAAACGCTGACCCAGCGGGTCGGCATAGTGAATCTCGGCGTCGAAGGCCAGATGCTGTGCGGGGCGTGCGTGGGATTTGCCGTGGCAGCGCAGAGCGGAAGCCCGGCGCTGGGTCTTGCCGCCGGTGCGATCGCTGGTCTCCTGCTGGCGCTGATACACGGCGTTCTGTGCCTGGGGTGCGGGGCCAACCAGATCGGCAGCGGCATCGCCGTCTGGACTCTTGGGCTTGGCCTCACCTCCTATTTCGGCCGTTCGGCCGTCGGCGGAAAAGTCAGCGGCCTGTCACCGCTGGCAGGACCGGGCTTTGCAGACCTGCCGTTCGCTGGACCAATCCTGAGCCAGCTCACGCCGATCGCACCGCTTGCCATCATCATCGTCCTGGCCGCCGGCTTCTGGCTCTATCGAACCCGCACCGGGCTGAACTGGCGGATCGTCGGCGAGTCGTTTCAGACGGCACGCGCGCTCGGCATCCGGCCGACCATTGTGCAGGCGCAAGGTATTCTCGCAGGTGGCCTGTTGTCCGGCTTTGCCGGCGCCATCCTGTCGGTCGACTACACCCAGACCTGGGCCAACGAAATGACCAAGGGCCGCGGTTTCGTTGCCGTCGGTCTTGTCATCGTCGCGCGCTGGAACCCCTATCTGGTGTTGCCGGTCGTCTTGCTGTTCGGGTTAAGCGAGGCGGCGACACTGCGATTGCAGGCGACGGGACTGACGCTCTCCCCCTATTTGATCGCGTGTCTTCCCTACGTCGTTTGCCTGCTCTGCGTCGTGATCGTGTCTATCCGCGAGGGGCGTATCGGCGGAATGCCAGCCGAGCTGATCTCGGTGTTCGGCCGCCGCGGCTGA